The following is a genomic window from Thermodesulforhabdaceae bacterium.
TGTATCGAGGTTATAAAGCGCCACAACTCCAAGTCCCAGTAGAAGCAAAAGCCCCAGGAACGGGACATGTTGAAGCTGTTTGACCATCCTGGTAAGTCTCGGGTGTTTTGTAGCAATTTCCGTCTGTGCGTTATTATGTGTATCGGCAGCGTTTTGATCTGGCTCTCTATCAATCATGTATCGGTTGAAAGCGGCGATGATAACCCCGATAATGAAAGTAATAAGAATCGGCGAAAGAAAAGCTATCGTGAAGTAGGCTCGCCACGGAAAGGGAATATCAGCCGCGGCACCGGTTCTATCAACAGTTTCCGAACCGAGTTGATAGATCCAGCATCCAACAAAAATAAGCAGTTCAAGCCATCCCAAGAAGTAGAGATATTTCCTGAAAAGCTCCTTGCGTTCCTCGGCATTAAAAAGGTCCGAAAATTTTTCTATAATCTTTTTTTCCTGGGTCATGCCATGTAGCCTCCTTCATCCATGTTGGGATTGTAAAGCTCCTGGGTAATCATCTTCTTAATAAGTGATAGTTACATCCGTCAACCACAGCTCACACTTAAATCATATACCGGCTTTGCTCCTAAGGTCGAGCATTCCGTGTTTAGAATACATCTGCCGAGAATACGTAAATTTGCACATCGTTTGACTTCCAGGCATCGGGAGGAAGCCCCGCCTTTCGACATGTCCATTCCAGAAAGGTTTCCCGACTCCATCCGTATTCAGCGGCAACCTGAGGCAGTAACAATCCACTGTAAAAACTCTTTCTCACAACAAGCCCGTGTTTTCCGATCTCTATGTCCGATATGTCCTTAAGAGGTTCAAGCGGAGTAAGCACGGATATCTCGATGTCGATAAACGGAAACTCTTCGGCATTTAGCGGTGGAAAGCGCGGATCGTGGAATGCAGCCTGAATCGCCATGTCTCTAACGGTTTCCCACAGAGGACGATGTCCCTCTACGTAGCCGATGCAACCTCTCAGTTGCTTGTTCTTATGAATTGTTACAAAGGCACCTCGCTTTTCAGCAAGTTTACCACCAGGTCTTGTGATGCTCGGAAGGCTCTTCCCTTCAAGTTTTGCCTTTATAGTGTTGTACGCAAGTTCCTTAAGAATTCGCTTTTCATCTTCAGAAAGTCCTAGGTCCACTCCGACCTTTTTCCCATGACCGGGGTTGTCAACAAAGGCGGCGGCTAGATATCCAACTACTGCCGATCTGTCGCCCGTTACATCTGCAGAGGTAGCATATTTCAAGACCATGGATTTTGTTGCTCCAAGCTCTTTACAGGCAATCATTACAGTCACCATAGGACCTGCGCCGCAGGCTTCCCCCAGCCCTTTTTTGATGTCTTCAAAAAGCCCCGCAGGATCAAAGGAAGTGATACGGTCTGCAATTCTCCTGTCCAGCTCGTGAGCTTCTTTTTCTGAGTGATAATGTGAAAGATCTGTGCTGGCTATAAGGAGCACATCATCCTTGTTTTTCAGGACCTTAGCGAGAGCTTTCCCGAGAACCTCAGCGGTTTCATATGTCTGAATTCCCATCACGATTGGAGTAAGAAGAAAGTTATTTTCCAGTATAACCTGAAGGAAAGGAAGCTGGATTTCCAGAGAGTGTTCCCTTGCATGAGCTTCGGGAAGGTCCTTTATTATAGGGGAAGTTTTCAAAAGTTCTTCCGCTATTTCTCGATCGAGCGGCACGACACCAAGCGGTGTTTCATATCCTCCGGGTGTATATACGCTGGCTCCCTGAAAGTAGGCATGATGACTTGGTGCTACAATAACAATTCGCCGACGTGGGCTTGTTTCTAAGAGCTTGTAGGCATAAGCAGCGACCCATCCTGAATAGATATAACCGGCATGAGGAACTATCAGTCCTTTGAGAACGCCCTTTGGCACTTCGACAGAAGCTCTATCCAGGTATCTTCTTATTTCTTTTTTCAATGTTTCGGGATGTCCTGGATACCATGTGCCTGCAATAATTGATTTTCTTACGCGTTCCATGGGTTGCATTCCCTGCAATATGCTCTAATTTTTCCTATCCCCTGGAAGGTTCTAAGGGGGTTAAAAATCCAAAGAGCCTGTTTAACCATTTCCAAGATAGGAAAAACCTTTTTTATAGTCTAGTTTTTTCTTGCTTGCCGAATCCGAAGGACGCAAAAAATTTTTTTCTTCCTGTTGATCCAGGTCCGAATTTTTTCTGTCCCGTAAGGATTCTTAAGCTTTTAAGATGTGGCGGCTTTCGGGGATATTCTTTCTCGCTTCCATTCTTCCATAGCCGGAATGACATCGTCGTGCCATTTGCTTTCAAAACGAACTGTGAGGAATTCTCGATAGAGAGATTCGACGGTGTGTCGGATTTCTTCTATAAAAAACATACGTTCCAGGAATCGTCCTTCTGGATCTTCGTCTCTGGAACGGGATGGCTGGGATGGAGTTTTAACATTTTTCATAGTCCAGAGAGAAACATCCAGAGTGAAATAATACTCATCGTCGCCTTTTTGAAGGATCCATTGAGCCTCTTCCAGCATTTTGCCTTCCAGAAGGGCTGTGTGAGCTTCCTTCAGGTTGTGGCTTTGAGTTGTGCATATAATGCGTTCACGCCCGTCATCCGGGCGGCTCAAAACTATCCTGTCCCCCAGGTATATATTGGAACCGCGCTCTGCCGTATCGGTCTTGAACCACAACCAGGTGAGAAACTCATAGCCGAGAAATCGTCCCTCTTCAAAGGCTCGATGAGAAGATGGAGAGATTAACTGTGATAACTTGTCCTTCAAGCTGTTCGGCAATTCTTCCATGTGAAGTGCTAGCTGGAGATGATAGAGAGGGACCGGGTGGAGCCGAAAGACACGTTCAAAATGTTCAAGGAAGGCTTCTATAAACTTGCTACTTGTCGTGCCGAGAATAAGACGTTTAGTAGCCGTATCCCACACCACTTCAAAGCCTGAAGGGCAGGGGAGAGCCGCCTTTATGAGTTCCTCCTCGACGGCTTCTTTGAGAGCGGTGCGGACCTTTTTTGAAGGAAGGTGTCCCTTTTCTTTTTTATAAGCAAGCAGGGCTTCTTGAAGCCGCTGTTTGATAATCATGGGAGGGACTTTTTTCTGATCGAGGCGAAATTGAAAAGCAAGGTAATTTGCCTTTTGGTAACCGTCAGAAAAGGATGTATCGAAAAGATCTTCCCATGAGACGAAACCTGATGAAGAAATGTTTTCGGGAGTGCAGGGTGTAAAGGTTCCCTTTGAGATATGTTCTGCCACAAATCCCCAGAAATCTTCCGTAACAGGATCGGGAACGAAAAAGAATGTAAGCTGCATCGAACCGGATTTAATGCTCATTGATCCCTCGCTTTAGCTGATTTTAAAAAGTTAACCCAGGATCTGGTTGTGAATTTTGCGCAGGGGACGATTTAGCCAAATCACCCCTGTGCGCTTAAATAGTTTTTTGTTTACTTCTGGGCTTGCTTTTTCTGGGCTTTCAATTGTTCGATTTGTTCGCGAAGAGCCTTAGCCCGTGCTTTAAGGCGCTTTTCACGTCTTTTTCTTCGCCGTTCGATTTCCCGCCTTCTTTCTAGTTTTTTATGTTTTGCCATACTCAATCCTCCCTTGTAGGTTGCTTTTATTGCTTTTGCTGTTTTTTTATGAATTTTAGGGCGTAAACCCACAACATCCCCACTGCAGAACCGTAGCTGCTTGCCTCACTATTAAGCCCAGCCGTGGCAGGCGCACTTTACCGAAATAAAGCGAGATCGTCAATGATGAGGGGAGGGTGTTTTGAAAACTCTTCTTTATTTAGACAGGTAGGTGCATGCTATGCCCCTACCTGTTTATGATGGGTATTTTTTAAAGCCCTAAATTGATTCTTTATTTTCTAGCTACCCCTAGTCTATTTCCAAAAACTGTATATTTAATTCCTTTTTCTTTGCAGAATTTTGTAAACGCTAGGGTCCAATATTCGTTGACATCGTCTGCTAATATCAAACCTCCTTTTTTCACATATGGAAAAACCGTAGAAAGTTCAAACATCACATGCTCGTCTGTGTGAAGGCTGTCGTGTAAAAACATATCTATGGCTCCAATCTTATTCAACAATTCAGGTAGAAGCTCTTTGCTATCTCCAAATTGTAAATGCCACCTATTTCTTAAATATGAAGGGACAAGCCATCCAACTTGGTATCCGGGTGGTATGTGGATATGATATGCTTTACCAATTTTTAGATAAATCTCTAAGTCTGCTCCTGGTAAGTCTATAGATAACAATCGTCCCTTTTTATTAGCATTGAGGGCGAGCAAAACTAAAGCGCTGGTACCCCCAGGTCCAACGCCTGTTTCGATAACAACTTCAGGTTTTAATAATCTTACAAGTGTATATAAAATATGTCCATGGTACTCGAACATCCAACCCCCTAATCGAGGATCTGGGAAATCTTTTCTCGCTTTTTCTATGCTTTCGTTAATCTGTTTATAAAATTCTTCATTAAGCTTTAATTCAAAAAGATACTTCGTTAATATAACTGGATTCAATCTTAATTTCATAGAACCTAGTATAAAATCTTGAACAAAAGATTTAGTGGCTTCAGGATTGATGATCGATTTCAGCAACATTTTCGTTTAACTTCTCCTATTGTTTAGCGAAATTATTATAGCTTCTATAAGTAATTCATTCTGATTTCTAAACTATATATTTTATGGTAAAATTTGTAGAATTGACTTGTATATTTACCTGTATTGCAGAATCATAACATAACCTAGTTTTGCTGGGCTAACCTCTAAGGTTTGTTGTTACCACTTTGTATATTTCAATGGTTTCTTCAGCATATTTGTCCATGTCGAATGACCAGTTGGTTGCTTCCATGAATCTGGGAATTTCCTGTGGATTTTCGATGAAATATTTCATGTATCTTGCGAGTTCTTCCACGTTCCCAGGTTCAAACAGGAATCCATTTACTCCATGTTCCACCGCCTCGGCAATGCCTCCAATACGGCTTGCAATAATTGGAGTTTTCGAGAGTCTT
Proteins encoded in this region:
- the amrB gene encoding AmmeMemoRadiSam system protein B; its protein translation is MERVRKSIIAGTWYPGHPETLKKEIRRYLDRASVEVPKGVLKGLIVPHAGYIYSGWVAAYAYKLLETSPRRRIVIVAPSHHAYFQGASVYTPGGYETPLGVVPLDREIAEELLKTSPIIKDLPEAHAREHSLEIQLPFLQVILENNFLLTPIVMGIQTYETAEVLGKALAKVLKNKDDVLLIASTDLSHYHSEKEAHELDRRIADRITSFDPAGLFEDIKKGLGEACGAGPMVTVMIACKELGATKSMVLKYATSADVTGDRSAVVGYLAAAFVDNPGHGKKVGVDLGLSEDEKRILKELAYNTIKAKLEGKSLPSITRPGGKLAEKRGAFVTIHKNKQLRGCIGYVEGHRPLWETVRDMAIQAAFHDPRFPPLNAEEFPFIDIEISVLTPLEPLKDISDIEIGKHGLVVRKSFYSGLLLPQVAAEYGWSRETFLEWTCRKAGLPPDAWKSNDVQIYVFSADVF
- the rdgC gene encoding recombination-associated protein RdgC, coding for MSIKSGSMQLTFFFVPDPVTEDFWGFVAEHISKGTFTPCTPENISSSGFVSWEDLFDTSFSDGYQKANYLAFQFRLDQKKVPPMIIKQRLQEALLAYKKEKGHLPSKKVRTALKEAVEEELIKAALPCPSGFEVVWDTATKRLILGTTSSKFIEAFLEHFERVFRLHPVPLYHLQLALHMEELPNSLKDKLSQLISPSSHRAFEEGRFLGYEFLTWLWFKTDTAERGSNIYLGDRIVLSRPDDGRERIICTTQSHNLKEAHTALLEGKMLEEAQWILQKGDDEYYFTLDVSLWTMKNVKTPSQPSRSRDEDPEGRFLERMFFIEEIRHTVESLYREFLTVRFESKWHDDVIPAMEEWKRERISPKAATS
- a CDS encoding class I SAM-dependent methyltransferase translates to MLLKSIINPEATKSFVQDFILGSMKLRLNPVILTKYLFELKLNEEFYKQINESIEKARKDFPDPRLGGWMFEYHGHILYTLVRLLKPEVVIETGVGPGGTSALVLLALNANKKGRLLSIDLPGADLEIYLKIGKAYHIHIPPGYQVGWLVPSYLRNRWHLQFGDSKELLPELLNKIGAIDMFLHDSLHTDEHVMFELSTVFPYVKKGGLILADDVNEYWTLAFTKFCKEKGIKYTVFGNRLGVARK